A portion of the Sandaracinobacteroides saxicola genome contains these proteins:
- a CDS encoding tRNA guanosine(34) transglycosylase Tgt, which yields MQYMIEAIDGRARTGVVRLPRGEIRTPAFMPVGTAGTVKGMMPGAVRDSGADILLGNTYHLMLRPGAERVARMGGLHAFMNWPHPILTDSGGYQVMSLGALRRVSEEGVAFASHLDGSRHMLSPERSMEIQWLLGSDIVMAFDELVALPAEREVVRAAMQRSLRWAARSKAAFLALQDRPAASASRPPPPEGEDRPPPSSLRDATSPASGGGALDGVLRGGRNAALFGIQQGGLDEGMRAESAAGLLDIGFPGYAIGGLAVGEGQAAMFGCLDYAPGQLDPAKPRYLMGVGKPDDIVGAVERGVDMFDCVLPTRSGRNGQAFTWDGPINLRNARFGEDARPLDADCGCPVCGQYSRAYVHHLVRSREMLGAMLMTQHNLHFYQALMAALRAAIREGRLKAFADGFRLRYAAGAG from the coding sequence ATGCAGTACATGATCGAGGCAATCGACGGGCGCGCGCGGACGGGGGTGGTGCGCCTGCCGCGGGGGGAGATCCGGACGCCGGCGTTCATGCCGGTGGGGACGGCGGGGACGGTGAAGGGCATGATGCCCGGCGCGGTTCGGGACAGTGGCGCCGACATCCTGCTGGGCAATACCTATCACCTGATGCTGCGGCCGGGGGCGGAGCGCGTGGCGCGGATGGGGGGCTTGCACGCCTTCATGAACTGGCCGCATCCGATCCTGACCGACAGTGGCGGTTATCAGGTGATGAGCCTGGGGGCGCTGCGCCGTGTGAGCGAGGAGGGGGTGGCGTTTGCCAGCCACCTGGACGGCAGCCGGCACATGCTGTCTCCGGAGCGCAGCATGGAGATCCAGTGGCTGCTGGGGAGCGACATCGTGATGGCGTTCGACGAGCTGGTGGCGTTGCCGGCGGAGCGGGAGGTGGTGCGGGCGGCGATGCAGCGGTCTCTGCGGTGGGCGGCGCGGAGCAAGGCGGCGTTTTTGGCGTTGCAGGACAGGCCCGCTGCGTCCGCTTCGCGTCCACCTCCCCCTGAGGGGGAGGACAGGCCCCCTCCGTCATCGCTTCGCGATGCCACCTCCCCCGCAAGCGGGGGAGGGGCTTTGGACGGTGTGCTGCGTGGTGGCAGGAATGCCGCGTTGTTCGGGATTCAGCAGGGGGGGTTGGACGAGGGGATGCGGGCGGAGTCGGCGGCGGGGCTGCTGGACATCGGCTTTCCGGGCTATGCCATCGGCGGCCTGGCGGTGGGGGAGGGGCAGGCGGCGATGTTCGGCTGCCTGGATTATGCGCCGGGGCAGCTGGACCCGGCAAAGCCGCGATACCTGATGGGGGTGGGGAAGCCGGACGATATCGTCGGCGCGGTGGAGCGGGGGGTGGACATGTTCGATTGCGTGCTGCCGACGCGGTCGGGGCGGAACGGCCAGGCCTTCACCTGGGACGGGCCGATCAACCTGCGCAACGCCAGGTTCGGCGAGGATGCGCGGCCGCTGGACGCGGATTGCGGCTGCCCGGTGTGCGGGCAGTACAGCCGGGCCTATGTGCATCATCTGGTGCGGTCCCGGGAGATGCTGGGGGCGATGCTGATGACGCAGCACAACCTGCATTTCTATCAGGCGCTGATGGCGGCGCTGCGGGCGGCGATCCGGGAGGGCCGGTTGAAGGCGTTCGCCGACGGATTCCGGCTGCGCTATGCCGCCGGCGCGGGCTGA